One genomic window of Thermithiobacillus plumbiphilus includes the following:
- the trpB gene encoding tryptophan synthase subunit beta gives MSTYNLPDEHGRFGPYGGVFAAETLMAALDELNAAYKAASQDPAFQAEFHGELAQFVGRPNPLYHAARLSREIGGAQIYLKREDLNHTGAHKINNTVGQALLARRMGKQRVIAETGAGQHGVATATVAARYGMECIVYMGEEDVRRQAINVFRMKLLGAEVRPVTSGSRTLKDALNEAMRDWVTHVEDTFYIIGTVAGPHPYPMMVRDFHRVIGDEARAQHLAQTGRLPDACVACVGGGSNAIGLFYPFIEDAGVRLVGVEAGGSGLETGRHAAPLTAGRPGVLHGNRTYLMEDADGQIIETHSISAGLDYPGVGPEHAYLKDIGRAEYVAITDSEAIAAFHRLTRTEGIMPALESSHAIAQGFKLAAEMRPEQSIIINLSGRGDKDIHSVAEYMEKHPE, from the coding sequence ATGTCGACCTATAACCTGCCGGACGAGCATGGCCGTTTCGGCCCTTACGGTGGCGTCTTTGCCGCCGAGACCCTCATGGCGGCGCTCGATGAGCTGAATGCCGCTTACAAGGCAGCGAGCCAGGACCCGGCCTTTCAGGCGGAATTTCACGGCGAACTCGCCCAGTTCGTGGGCCGTCCCAATCCGCTTTATCATGCCGCGCGGCTATCGCGAGAGATCGGCGGCGCGCAGATCTATCTCAAGCGCGAGGATCTCAACCATACCGGTGCGCACAAGATCAACAACACCGTTGGTCAGGCCTTGCTGGCCCGGCGCATGGGCAAGCAGCGGGTGATCGCCGAGACCGGCGCCGGTCAGCACGGGGTTGCCACTGCCACCGTCGCGGCGCGTTATGGCATGGAATGCATCGTCTACATGGGCGAGGAGGACGTTCGCCGCCAGGCCATCAACGTGTTTCGCATGAAGCTCCTGGGTGCCGAAGTGAGGCCGGTGACGAGCGGCTCGCGCACGCTCAAGGATGCCCTGAACGAGGCCATGCGCGACTGGGTCACCCATGTCGAAGATACCTTCTACATCATCGGCACCGTGGCCGGACCGCATCCCTATCCGATGATGGTGCGCGATTTCCATCGCGTGATCGGCGACGAGGCGCGGGCCCAGCATCTGGCCCAGACCGGCCGCCTGCCGGATGCCTGCGTGGCCTGCGTGGGTGGCGGCAGCAATGCCATCGGGCTGTTTTATCCTTTCATCGAGGATGCCGGCGTGCGCCTGGTTGGCGTCGAGGCCGGTGGCAGTGGGCTTGAGACCGGCCGGCACGCCGCCCCGCTCACGGCCGGCCGGCCGGGCGTGCTGCATGGCAACCGCACCTATCTCATGGAAGATGCCGATGGCCAGATCATCGAGACCCACTCGATTTCCGCCGGGCTCGATTACCCGGGCGTCGGCCCCGAACACGCTTATCTGAAGGATATCGGCCGCGCCGAGTATGTGGCGATCACCGATTCTGAGGCCATTGCCGCCTTTCATCGCCTGACCCGCACCGAGGGCATCATGCCGGCGCTGGAAAGCTCGCATGCCATCGCCCAGGGCTTCAAACTCGCCGCGGAAATGCGCCCGGAGCAGAGCATCATCATCAATCTGTCCGGCCGGGGCGACAAGGATATCCACAGCGTGGCCGAATACATGGAGAAACACCCCGAATGA
- the trpA gene encoding tryptophan synthase subunit alpha translates to MSRLAPTFARLQQAGQAAMIPFFTAGDPEPTATLPMLHALAAAGADIIELGVPFSDPMADGPTIQQANERALRHGMNLTQVLAAVAEFRKENQHTPVVLMGYLNPVEVMGYEAFAKAAAFAGVDGVITVDMPPEEAEALISVLRARAIDPIFLLAPTSSETRMQRVAAVASGFVYYVSMRGVTGAGGLDMAEVAARIARVRQHTSLPLGVGFGIQDAATAAAMARMADAVVVGSAVVREIAAASDVADAVARAGRLVKEMAVAVHKARQAVQEIA, encoded by the coding sequence ATGAGCCGTCTCGCCCCGACCTTTGCCCGTCTGCAGCAGGCCGGACAGGCCGCCATGATCCCGTTTTTCACGGCAGGCGATCCCGAGCCTACCGCCACCCTGCCGATGCTCCACGCTCTGGCTGCCGCTGGCGCCGATATCATCGAGCTTGGCGTGCCTTTTTCCGATCCCATGGCGGACGGACCCACCATTCAGCAGGCCAACGAGCGCGCCCTGCGTCATGGTATGAATCTGACGCAGGTGCTGGCGGCCGTGGCCGAATTCCGCAAGGAAAACCAGCACACACCCGTGGTGCTGATGGGCTATCTCAACCCTGTCGAGGTCATGGGTTATGAAGCCTTCGCGAAGGCGGCCGCCTTCGCCGGGGTGGATGGCGTGATCACCGTGGACATGCCCCCCGAGGAGGCCGAGGCACTGATATCCGTGCTGCGCGCCCGGGCCATCGATCCGATCTTCCTGCTGGCGCCGACCAGCAGCGAGACCCGCATGCAGCGCGTGGCGGCGGTGGCGAGCGGTTTCGTCTATTATGTCTCCATGCGCGGCGTTACCGGGGCCGGTGGCCTCGATATGGCCGAGGTGGCAGCCCGGATCGCGCGGGTGCGCCAGCATACCAGCCTGCCCCTTGGGGTGGGCTTCGGCATTCAGGATGCCGCTACGGCCGCCGCCATGGCCAGGATGGCCGATGCCGTGGTGGTGGGCAGTGCCGTGGTGCGCGAGATTGCAGCAGCCTCTGACGTAGCGGATGCAGTTGCCCGTGCCGGCAGGCTGGTAAAGGAGATGGCCGTGGCCGTGCACAAGGCGCGTCAGGCTGTACAGGAGATTGCATGA
- the accD gene encoding acetyl-CoA carboxylase, carboxyltransferase subunit beta, producing MSWFEKLLPPKIKKDKNAKAEENKRAVPEGLWSKCPTCQSVLFKAEIEENQDVCPKCGHHNRIGARRRLDLFLDPEPRLELGAHYIPVDPLRFKDQKRYKDRIAAAQQATGETDALVAMRGQLKGLPVVATAFEFSFMGGSMGSVVGARFAKAAETALQNRIPLVCFSASGGARMQEALLSLMQMAKTSAALEKLAKAGIPYISVMTDPTMGGVSASLAMLGDIQIAEPKALIGFAGPRVIEQTIRETLPEGFQRSEYLLEHGAIDMIVDRRAMRDTIASLLSTLTQQPLRQA from the coding sequence ATGAGCTGGTTCGAGAAGCTGCTGCCCCCGAAGATCAAGAAAGACAAGAACGCCAAGGCCGAAGAGAACAAACGCGCCGTACCTGAAGGGCTGTGGTCCAAGTGTCCGACCTGCCAGAGCGTGCTTTTCAAGGCGGAAATCGAGGAAAACCAGGACGTCTGCCCCAAGTGCGGGCACCACAACCGCATTGGCGCACGGCGGCGGCTGGACCTCTTTCTCGATCCTGAGCCCCGCCTGGAACTCGGCGCCCACTACATTCCGGTCGACCCGCTGCGTTTCAAGGACCAGAAGCGTTACAAGGATCGCATTGCCGCGGCCCAGCAGGCCACCGGTGAGACCGATGCCCTGGTGGCCATGCGGGGGCAGCTCAAGGGCCTGCCGGTAGTGGCCACAGCCTTCGAATTCAGCTTCATGGGTGGCAGCATGGGCTCCGTGGTCGGGGCGCGTTTCGCCAAGGCGGCGGAAACGGCCCTGCAAAACCGCATTCCGCTGGTCTGCTTTTCTGCTTCCGGCGGGGCGCGCATGCAGGAAGCCCTGCTCTCCCTGATGCAGATGGCCAAGACTTCGGCCGCCCTGGAGAAGCTGGCCAAGGCCGGCATTCCCTACATCTCGGTGATGACCGATCCGACCATGGGTGGCGTGTCCGCCAGCCTTGCCATGCTCGGCGACATCCAGATCGCTGAACCCAAGGCTTTGATCGGCTTCGCAGGACCCCGGGTGATCGAGCAGACCATTCGCGAAACCCTGCCGGAGGGCTTTCAGCGTTCGGAATATCTGCTGGAGCACGGCGCCATCGACATGATCGTCGATCGCCGCGCGATGCGTGACACCATTGCCAGCCTGCTGAGCACCCTGACGCAGCAGCCCCTGCGCCAGGCCTGA
- the folC gene encoding bifunctional tetrahydrofolate synthase/dihydrofolate synthase, producing MIAPGINAWLRRLEAMQPARIELGLERVRAAMAGMGLPARLPVPTLLVGGTNGKGSAVAYLKAMLSAAGYRVGAYTSPHLLRYNERIAIGDQFINDDALVATFEAVEAGRGDLPLTYFEFGTLAAVQAFLQAEVEIILLEVGLGGRLDAVNAFEPDLSLLMSLDLDHRDWLGPDRESIAREKTGIFRAGVPAVCADPQPPLAVSVAAERLGLPLYQAGRDFRVQRAGTDAWDWTGPGGELLELRLPALAGKHQLANAAACICALHALPQLEVPEQAVRAGLAKARIAGRFQSVQRAGRPVLILDVAHNPDAARALAANLASLPGPGRVQAMVGMLADKDHAATLEPLIPHVDRWFCITPDSPRALDAGTLASILRGLGASRVETPGDAARALRAAEAGAEGRDVVLVFGSFLTVAAAAALEQLDVA from the coding sequence GTGATTGCCCCGGGAATCAATGCCTGGTTGAGACGCCTCGAGGCCATGCAGCCGGCACGTATCGAGCTGGGCCTGGAGCGCGTGCGCGCGGCCATGGCAGGCATGGGCCTGCCTGCGCGTTTGCCCGTACCGACCCTGCTGGTGGGGGGGACCAACGGCAAGGGCTCGGCGGTGGCTTATCTCAAAGCCATGCTGTCGGCTGCCGGATACCGGGTTGGCGCCTACACCAGCCCCCATCTGCTGCGCTACAACGAACGCATAGCCATTGGCGACCAGTTCATCAACGACGACGCGCTGGTTGCCACCTTTGAGGCCGTGGAAGCTGGCCGTGGCGACCTGCCACTCACCTATTTCGAGTTCGGGACCCTGGCCGCGGTGCAGGCCTTCCTGCAAGCCGAGGTGGAGATCATTCTGCTGGAAGTGGGGCTGGGCGGGCGGCTGGACGCGGTGAATGCCTTCGAGCCGGATCTATCCCTGCTGATGAGTCTGGACCTTGATCACCGTGACTGGCTCGGGCCGGACAGGGAAAGCATCGCGCGCGAGAAGACCGGCATCTTTCGCGCCGGTGTGCCAGCCGTCTGCGCCGATCCACAGCCGCCACTGGCGGTCTCGGTCGCCGCCGAACGGCTTGGCCTACCACTCTATCAGGCTGGCCGGGATTTCCGGGTGCAGCGTGCAGGAACTGATGCTTGGGACTGGACAGGGCCGGGTGGCGAGCTGCTGGAACTGCGCTTGCCGGCCTTGGCGGGCAAGCATCAACTCGCCAATGCCGCTGCCTGCATCTGCGCGCTGCACGCCCTGCCGCAACTTGAAGTCCCGGAGCAAGCCGTGCGCGCCGGCCTTGCAAAGGCTCGCATTGCCGGGCGTTTTCAAAGCGTCCAGCGCGCTGGCAGGCCGGTCCTCATTCTCGATGTGGCGCACAATCCCGATGCCGCCCGCGCCCTGGCGGCGAATCTCGCAAGCCTGCCTGGCCCCGGTCGCGTGCAGGCGATGGTCGGCATGCTGGCGGACAAGGATCACGCGGCAACCCTGGAGCCCTTGATCCCCCATGTGGATCGCTGGTTCTGTATCACCCCGGACAGCCCGCGTGCCCTGGATGCCGGTACCCTGGCATCGATCCTGCGCGGATTGGGCGCCTCCAGAGTGGAGACCCCGGGCGATGCGGCAAGGGCCCTCCGCGCTGCGGAAGCTGGTGCCGAAGGTCGGGATGTCGTGCTCGTTTTCGGTTCATTTCTGACCGTGGCCGCGGCCGCGGCACTGGAGCAATTAGATGTCGCTTGA
- a CDS encoding SPOR domain-containing protein, whose protein sequence is MSLDARGKDVKETGQDKEFESFDNFWDDEPRDRRPGPAPRRLSQFVLGGFAAVLVVLLMVFMFSDREPPEKSRNGAQSELVIPLDSPVAADDTGNSGQQPVPPLAAAPEDGEPFVGAQDGGAPITADGSLASANTSQSAMDVRRDAPQDAPQPAQAARPASPPVPYELGMAPRPAARPEAVAPKAAPADRNDAGKAIPVTPGEPVADTGQANPREAGLQARLARESAQAAQPAAATPAVSDKEARVFLVQLGAFKARENADKLLQSLGSTGNLKLHVVEDAARGVYKVQSGPYAEATEARQAREQIMRQAGNIQPIILPVR, encoded by the coding sequence ATGTCGCTTGATGCACGAGGGAAGGACGTGAAAGAAACCGGCCAGGACAAGGAATTCGAATCTTTTGATAATTTCTGGGATGACGAACCGCGCGATCGGCGCCCTGGGCCGGCCCCCAGGCGCTTGAGCCAGTTCGTGCTCGGCGGCTTTGCCGCCGTGCTTGTGGTGCTGCTGATGGTGTTCATGTTCAGTGATCGGGAGCCGCCTGAGAAGTCGCGGAATGGAGCGCAGTCCGAACTGGTCATCCCGCTCGATAGCCCGGTAGCGGCCGATGATACCGGCAATTCCGGACAGCAGCCGGTACCGCCACTGGCGGCAGCTCCCGAAGATGGCGAGCCTTTTGTCGGCGCCCAGGACGGTGGCGCCCCGATCACGGCGGACGGCTCACTGGCATCTGCCAATACCAGCCAGTCGGCGATGGACGTTCGTCGGGATGCGCCTCAAGACGCGCCACAACCAGCACAGGCCGCCAGACCGGCAAGTCCACCTGTTCCCTATGAACTGGGTATGGCCCCGCGCCCGGCGGCGCGGCCGGAAGCCGTGGCGCCGAAGGCCGCCCCCGCGGACCGGAACGACGCTGGCAAGGCCATTCCTGTCACACCGGGCGAGCCAGTTGCGGACACCGGCCAGGCAAACCCGCGAGAGGCCGGCCTGCAGGCGCGCCTGGCCCGCGAAAGTGCGCAGGCGGCGCAACCGGCCGCTGCGACGCCGGCCGTTTCAGATAAGGAAGCCCGTGTATTCCTGGTACAGCTTGGCGCCTTCAAGGCGCGTGAAAATGCCGACAAGCTGCTGCAGTCGCTGGGCAGTACCGGAAATCTGAAGCTGCATGTGGTGGAGGACGCCGCGCGCGGCGTGTACAAGGTCCAAAGCGGTCCTTATGCCGAGGCGACCGAAGCCCGGCAGGCCAGAGAGCAGATCATGCGCCAGGCTGGCAACATCCAGCCGATCATCCTGCCAGTTCGCTGA
- a CDS encoding CvpA family protein — protein sequence MVWFDYLLLGILLLSTLVGLLRGFVREVFSLLLWAVGLYVAFHFATPAGELLAPFFSSPFLRVVGGFLLLFLLTVFVGNLFAMLLQHLLNKAGLSVVDRGLGGGFGLLRALLVSGALVLLIQASSLTRSDWYRHSLTIPWFTPVAHTLYNHLPESLSKVLRPKPEVESP from the coding sequence ATGGTCTGGTTTGATTATCTGCTGCTTGGCATCCTGTTGCTTTCGACGCTGGTGGGGCTGCTCCGGGGATTCGTCCGCGAGGTCTTTTCGCTGCTCCTGTGGGCCGTCGGCCTGTATGTGGCCTTTCACTTTGCGACGCCCGCGGGAGAGTTGCTCGCACCCTTTTTCAGCTCGCCCTTTCTGCGTGTCGTCGGTGGCTTTCTGCTGCTCTTCCTGCTGACGGTGTTTGTCGGCAATCTTTTCGCCATGCTGCTGCAGCATCTCCTGAACAAGGCCGGCCTGTCGGTCGTGGACCGGGGGCTGGGCGGTGGTTTCGGGCTGCTACGGGCGCTTCTCGTGAGCGGCGCGCTGGTATTGCTGATCCAGGCAAGCTCGCTGACCCGGAGCGACTGGTATCGCCATTCCCTGACCATTCCCTGGTTCACGCCAGTGGCGCATACGTTGTATAATCATTTGCCTGAATCGTTGTCTAAGGTCCTGCGACCCAAACCAGAGGTGGAGTCCCCTTGA
- the purF gene encoding amidophosphoribosyltransferase: MNASSPCHAASPRTLLLDDDHFHDECGVVGIFAHPEAANLAYLGLYALQHRGQEAAGIVSSDGEKFHNHRGMGRVADVFKADDIVRLLGNRAIGHVRYSTTGGSVLRNTQPLHIKYRHGSLALAHNGNLVNAKELREELEHAGSIFHTDMDTEVILHLVARTEGKDAGERLATALTRTKGAYSLVALTETRLIGVRDPLGFRPLVLGRLDSGGYVLASETCALDLIGAEFVRDIAAGEMVIISEGGIESRFPFAPTQRRMCVFEYIYFARPDSTLDGINVYQARKRIGRELARLFPRDADVVVPVPDSGVAAAMGYAEATGIPFELGLIRNHYVGRTFIQPAQSVRDFGVKVKLNPMPSVLKGKRVVLVDDSIVRGTTSAKIVNLVRDAGAREVHFLVSSPPTTGPCHYGINTPDRSQLIAAQHTEEEVRKLINADSLGYISIEALYQAMGGREAGYCDACFSGDYPIFQDHGMSARQLRLIREA, translated from the coding sequence TTGAACGCTTCCTCGCCTTGCCACGCTGCATCCCCCCGTACCCTGCTGCTCGATGATGATCATTTTCATGATGAATGTGGTGTCGTCGGCATTTTTGCACACCCCGAGGCCGCCAACCTGGCTTATCTGGGCCTTTATGCGCTTCAGCACCGCGGCCAGGAGGCCGCCGGTATCGTCTCCAGCGATGGAGAGAAATTCCATAATCATCGTGGCATGGGTCGGGTGGCCGATGTTTTCAAGGCCGATGACATAGTCAGGCTGCTGGGAAATCGTGCCATCGGCCATGTGCGTTATTCCACCACGGGCGGCTCGGTGCTGCGCAATACCCAGCCCCTGCACATCAAGTATCGGCACGGCTCGCTGGCCCTGGCCCACAATGGCAATCTGGTGAACGCCAAAGAACTGCGCGAAGAACTGGAGCATGCCGGCTCCATTTTCCACACCGACATGGATACCGAGGTCATCCTGCACCTGGTTGCGCGTACCGAGGGCAAGGATGCCGGCGAGCGCCTCGCGACTGCCCTGACGCGGACCAAGGGCGCCTATTCGCTGGTGGCCCTGACCGAGACCCGTCTGATCGGCGTGCGTGATCCCCTGGGTTTCCGGCCTCTGGTGCTCGGGCGACTGGACTCCGGTGGCTATGTGCTGGCCTCGGAAACCTGCGCCCTGGATCTGATCGGCGCGGAGTTCGTGCGTGACATCGCGGCCGGTGAGATGGTCATCATATCCGAGGGCGGCATCGAGTCGCGCTTTCCCTTTGCGCCGACACAGCGGCGCATGTGCGTCTTTGAGTACATCTATTTCGCCCGCCCCGACAGCACGCTCGATGGCATCAATGTCTATCAGGCGCGCAAGCGCATCGGGCGCGAGCTGGCGCGCCTGTTCCCGCGTGACGCCGATGTCGTCGTCCCGGTGCCGGACTCGGGCGTGGCGGCGGCCATGGGTTATGCCGAGGCTACGGGCATCCCCTTCGAGCTGGGTCTGATCCGCAACCATTACGTGGGTCGCACCTTCATTCAGCCGGCCCAGTCGGTGCGCGACTTCGGTGTCAAGGTCAAGCTCAATCCCATGCCCTCCGTGCTCAAGGGCAAACGCGTGGTACTGGTGGATGACTCCATCGTGCGCGGTACCACCAGCGCCAAGATCGTCAATCTGGTGCGGGATGCCGGGGCCCGCGAGGTGCATTTCCTGGTCAGCTCGCCGCCCACCACCGGGCCCTGCCATTATGGCATCAACACCCCGGACCGCTCGCAGCTGATCGCCGCCCAGCATACCGAGGAAGAGGTGCGCAAGCTGATCAATGCCGACAGCCTGGGTTATATCTCCATCGAGGCCCTCTACCAGGCCATGGGTGGACGTGAGGCGGGCTATTGCGACGCCTGTTTCTCGGGGGATTATCCGATCTTCCAGGATCATGGCATGAGTGCGCGGCAGTTGCGCCTGATCCGGGAGGCCTGA
- a CDS encoding O-succinylhomoserine sulfhydrylase, translating to MDEESLQESGWHIDTLAVRAGVHTTAEGEHSEPIYPTSSYRFKSAAEAAARFAGEPGNVYSRYTNPTVRAFEERLAALEGAEVGVATGSGMAACLAVFMGHLKAGDHVVASRAIFGTTVQMLSNILGRFGLETTFVDLTDPAAWRAAIRPNTRMLFLETPSNPMTEIGDLQALAEIAHGAGALLVVDNTFCTPALQRPLEWGADVVVQAATKYIDGQGRCLGGAALGRRELMEPVRGFLRTAGPSLSPFNAWVFLKGLETLSLRMERHCASAQTLAEWLEAQPQVTRVFYPGLASHPQHALARRQQKAAGGILSFDVKGGQPAAWVFMDALRICSISANLGDAKTIVTHAATTTHSRVSPEARAAAGITDGLVRISVGLEDVRDLQADIARGLAAAGAF from the coding sequence GTGGACGAGGAATCCCTGCAGGAGTCAGGCTGGCACATCGATACCCTGGCCGTTCGCGCCGGGGTGCATACCACGGCCGAAGGCGAACACAGCGAGCCGATCTACCCGACCTCCTCCTACCGCTTCAAGAGCGCGGCGGAGGCCGCGGCGCGCTTTGCCGGTGAACCCGGCAATGTCTACAGCCGTTACACCAATCCCACCGTGCGCGCCTTCGAGGAGCGACTGGCCGCCCTGGAAGGGGCGGAGGTCGGTGTCGCGACCGGCTCGGGCATGGCTGCCTGTCTCGCGGTCTTCATGGGGCATTTGAAGGCGGGCGATCATGTGGTCGCATCGCGCGCCATCTTCGGCACCACGGTACAGATGCTGAGCAACATTCTGGGCCGCTTCGGGTTGGAAACCACTTTCGTGGATCTCACCGATCCGGCGGCCTGGCGCGCGGCCATCCGTCCCAATACCCGCATGCTGTTTCTGGAAACGCCCAGCAACCCCATGACCGAGATCGGGGATCTGCAGGCGCTGGCGGAAATCGCCCATGGAGCCGGCGCCCTGCTGGTGGTGGACAATACCTTCTGCACCCCGGCGCTGCAGCGCCCGCTGGAATGGGGCGCGGATGTGGTGGTGCAGGCGGCGACCAAGTACATCGATGGTCAGGGCCGCTGCCTGGGTGGCGCGGCACTCGGACGCCGGGAACTGATGGAACCGGTTCGTGGATTCCTGCGCACCGCAGGCCCCAGCCTCAGCCCCTTCAACGCCTGGGTCTTTCTGAAGGGTCTGGAAACCCTGTCCCTGCGCATGGAGCGTCATTGCGCCTCGGCCCAAACCCTGGCCGAGTGGCTGGAGGCGCAGCCGCAGGTCACTCGGGTATTCTATCCAGGACTTGCCAGCCATCCGCAGCATGCGCTCGCCAGGCGTCAGCAGAAAGCCGCTGGTGGCATCCTGTCCTTTGATGTCAAAGGCGGTCAGCCGGCAGCCTGGGTCTTCATGGATGCCCTGCGGATCTGCTCGATCAGCGCCAATCTGGGGGATGCCAAGACCATCGTCACCCATGCCGCGACCACCACCCACAGCCGGGTGAGCCCGGAGGCGCGCGCGGCGGCGGGAATCACCGATGGCCTGGTACGCATCAGCGTCGGGCTGGAGGATGTCCGGGATCTGCAGGCGGATATTGCCCGCGGGCTTGCGGCAGCCGGGGCGTTCTGA
- a CDS encoding CBS domain-containing protein, translated as MPGNYRVLQAGQLDKGISFYRYSLDLPKKVTADSPAVDVMTDLKRVTAVTVTPDTAIDQALQKMIHAEVRMLLVADWHLEVVGVITARDILGEKPVHFSSSERLPRDQILVEHIMTPQDEIQVLQMEDVLHARVGDVIQTLREAGRQHALVVEPDGPGKNQIIRGIFSTTQIGRQLGIEIEPSGAKQSFSELEAALNH; from the coding sequence ATGCCGGGAAATTACAGGGTTCTCCAGGCCGGGCAACTGGACAAGGGCATCAGTTTTTACCGCTATTCGCTGGATTTGCCGAAAAAGGTCACAGCCGACAGTCCTGCTGTGGATGTCATGACCGATCTCAAGCGTGTCACGGCGGTTACCGTGACACCCGATACCGCCATCGATCAGGCGCTGCAGAAGATGATCCATGCCGAAGTCCGCATGTTGCTGGTGGCGGACTGGCATCTGGAGGTGGTGGGGGTGATTACCGCCCGTGACATCCTGGGCGAAAAGCCAGTGCATTTTTCATCCAGTGAGCGTCTGCCCAGGGATCAGATCCTGGTCGAGCACATCATGACGCCTCAGGACGAGATTCAGGTCTTGCAAATGGAAGACGTGCTACACGCCAGGGTGGGTGATGTCATCCAGACCCTGCGAGAGGCTGGCCGGCAGCATGCCCTGGTGGTGGAGCCGGATGGGCCAGGCAAGAACCAGATCATCCGGGGAATTTTTTCGACCACGCAAATCGGGCGGCAGCTTGGCATCGAGA